The stretch of DNA TAATCAATATCTGAATTATCGATACATATAGCATCAATATTGAACAATTTAGGCTCATTTAGTGCATCTAATTGACTAATTAAGGTATTTTGTTTGATAGGCGTACAAGTCGTTTTGATTGGCGTTCTTATCGTATTATAGGTTGAATAAAATGGTGTCACATTTGGTTTATGATTTGACGGCAGTATAAAACCAACATAGTCGATATCAAAAAATTCAATAATCGCTTTGGATAATAACTGCATTATGGTGTCTAAATGATGCGTTGAGACAATAATATTAGTAATATCGACCAAAATATGATCTTCAAGATGAGCTTTATTTAGAACAATATTTTCTTCACTTAGATGTTGTATAATTGAAAATCCCTTAAATATATTTTCAATTAAATGGGCTATTTGGCTAAAAACGATGATATCGGCTGCATTAAAGTCTTGATTTGATACATTGATAAATTCGATAGCTGAGCGGAGATGGTCATCACAATACAACGGAATATGATAAGTACAATAATCATTGCGATAGAATGATTCGGGTATTTTATTATTAGCTTTCGGTGATGCTTTGTTGTAATAGTTGACTTGGTTGCTAATCAAACTTACCTTGGTATCAAGGCATCGTTTTTCATGTTGTAAGTATGTTTGACCTGATCGGAGATTAACCATCGCCAAGATAGTGATATTGAGATTAAACAATTCAACGATAATATTGATCTGATCGATACTGCTAAATTTATTAGACAATGCCGCAACATTATCAAGACAGTTTTTAATTGTTTGATTAACAGTATTTAAATTGAATGGTTGTTTTGAACACTCTTGCATTGCCAAAATGGTCTCTTTTTTCATCAATTTTATTTCTATTGTTATATCGGTAATATATCATATTAGTTAATGGCATTAAAAATTATTGTCATCACATTTGTGATATAACTCAGGTTAAAAAAACCAATATGTTTAATAAGGTTAAACATCAGTTTTTATCGTTTTATTACTCAATTTTGCTGCGGCAATAACTGATTGCCCAAATGAGATCCCACCATCATTACATGGTAAACTATGCGGCAGTAAAACCGTATAGTTTGATAGATATTGTAAGAGTAGCTTACGTAATAGTTTATTTTGCAGTACGCCGCCACTAAGGACGATAATATCACTTTTATTTTGCTTACTTGCCCGCTTTGCTAAATCGGCCATTGCATAAGCGAAAGCATGGTGAAAAGCGTAAGCCTTAGCAGCTTGGCTATCTTGGCAGTTAAACCATTGGCGCCAAAAATAAGCTAAATTTAGCGTCATATTTTCATTTACCGGCATGGTTAATAATGGGATGGTTTGCCCCTGATAACTGGTAGCAATCGCTTCAAGTTTACATGCGCCTTCACCTTCCCAGCTCAATGTTTTAGGCGTGATACCTAATGCGCAAGCAACGGCATCAAATAGTCGGCCTGCTGATGAAGCAAGTGGGCTATTAATTTGTTGTTTTATACTTCGCTCAATTAAAGATAGGGTATTGGCATCGATATCAATCAAACTATTTATTATCTGCGGTATTTTTTCTGGCACGAAGCTAATGCAATGTGCTAATAAGTTACGCCATGGCTGGCGTGATGCCAAATCGCCGCCGGGTAAGGCAACAGCAGGTAATCCACCTAATTTATGGCAGTTAATATAATCAAACAAGACACATTCCGCGCCCCAAAGCTTGCCATCTTGACCATAACCAAGCCCATCAAGTGCTAAGCCGATAACTTTAGAACCATTTAGTGGATAATTATGTTCAGCTAAGCATGAAACAAGATGTGCATGGTGATGTAACGTTTTGATAAGTGGAATATTTAGCTCTTGACTCATTTGCTGAGCATATTGGTGGCTAATATAGTTTGGATGCGCATCGGCAACAATGCATTGTAATGTTGGCCGATAAATTTCGAGCCATTTTTTTATGGTATCTTGCCATTGTTTTATTGCAGATGCAGAAATAAGATCGCCTAAGTGCTGGCTAACTAACGCTTTTTGATTATGGACGAGGCAAAATGTGTTTTTAAGATCAGCGCCTACAGCAAGTATTGTTGGTGCATTTTCAAGTCCGATAGGAAGCGCTAAGGGATCTGGCACATAACCTCTTGAGCGCCTTATAGTTTCAATGCTTTGTGGCTGAAGGCGAATAACCGAGTCATCAGCGCGTTGAATAATTTTTCGATCATGTAAAAGCCAGTAATCAGCTATTCGAGCTAACTCAGTTAGTGCACTTTGGTTATCTAAAGCTGGGGGTTGACTGTTGGCATTTGCCGATGTCATAACTAATGGGTGAGCATATTTTTTAGCAAGTAAATACTGTAATGGGTTAGCCGGTAACATCAAACCGATATCGGTTTGATCAGGAAAAACAGCCTCGTGAATAGGAATATCGTGTTTTGCTCGAAGTAATACAATAGGTGCAGCTTGGCTCGTTAATATCTGTTTAATTTTGATCACATTAACCGAAGGATCTACGCATGCATCTAACCAATCAATATTTGGGATCATAACGGCGAAAGGTTGATGCGGACGGTTTTTGCGTTTACGTAGTAAATTGATGGTATCTATTTGCTGCGCATCACACACAAGATGAAAACCACCTAAGTTTTTCATTGCAATTATTTTACCTTGCTTTAGATATTCGACAACTAAATCTAAAGCTGACTCGGCTTGTGCAAGGGCTATACCATCAGTGCCAGTGCACCATATTTGTGGCCCACAAATAGGACAAGCCGTTGGCTCAGCATGAAAACGCCGATCAGTTGGGTCGTGATACTCTTTTTGACAGTTTATGCACAGCTCGAAGTCCTGCATCGTAGTATTTGTTCTATCATAAGGAATATCTTTAATAATGGTAAATCTTGGACCGCAATGAGTGCAATTAATAAAAGGATAGTGAAAACGTCTATCTTGATTTTGTTCGAGTTCAGCTAAGCAGTTAGGGCATGTCGCTGCATCAGGTACAATTAACGTATCAATGGTATTTAATTGACTTTTGATAATCGTAAAATCTGCTGGCTGACATGGCCAGTGGTAACTATCACAACTCATTTCATCAATTCTAGCAAGCGTTGGCAATTCATCTGTTAAGGACTGTAAGAAAAGGTCTATATTGTTACTTTGCCAAAGCTTAATTAAAACGCCGGAACCATCATTGTAAACATGGCCAACTAGATGATATCGGTTAGCTAATTGCCAGACAAAAGGACGAAATCCAACCCCTTGAACTTTTCCTTTTACCCGAACCATAATGCCGTTACTAGTTGCCATTAAAGGACCTTTATCAATTATTATTCGTTTAACAAATACGTGGCAATGGTTCGTTATGTGGTAAATCTAATAAACGTTCAATGCCATATAATCCTTGTAATGTGACGTTTCTTTTTGTAACAACCTCACCAATTGATTTAGCATTAATACCTAATGGGTGGCGATGTAAGGATTGCAGTACTTGAAGCTCACATTCTGGCGATACAACAATGACAACTTTACCCTCATTGGCAAAATTAAGCGGATCTAAACCTAATAATTCACAAAGTCCTCTTACTGTAGATTGGAGTGGAAGCTCACTTTCTATGATTTTCATACCATAACCGCTACCTTGCATAAATTCATGTAATACCGCATTAACGCCCCCTCGAGTTGCATCTCTTATCGCGCGCACACCATCTATTGTATGTAGATGATGTATTAACGAATAAAGTGGTGCACAGTCACTGCTTAGTGCGCCAATCAGCCCGAGTTTTTCTCTAATATTTAAGATTGTTGCGCCGTGATCACCAAGGGTGCCACTGACAATAATTTTGTCACCCTCTTTGATATGCGCCATACCCCAATTAATTTGAGTTGGGATAGCTCCAATACCTGCGGTATTAATAAATATTTTATCTACCGCGCCGTTGGGAACGACTTTAGTATCTCCAGTTACAATAGTTACACCTGCTTCTTTAGCTGTTTTTGCCATACTATCGGCAATTTCTTGTAAAGTGCAAATGGGTAATCCTTCTTCAAGAATAAATCCACATGATAAATAAAGAGGGATTGCGCCACCTACGGCAAGATCATTAACAGTGCCACAAACCGCTAATTTACCTATATCACCACCAGGAAAAAAAATCGGGTCGATAACATAGCTATCGGTGCTAAATGCCATGCGATCACCAAGCTGAGTTAATTCGGTTAGTTTTATCTTTGCTTGATCCTCATGTGCTTGTAGGAATGAGTTATCAAAAGCGCGCATAAAAATTTGATCGATTAATTCGGTTGATGCAAGGCCACCACTACCATGAGCAAGTGAGATTGTTTTTATCATATAAGATCACTTTGTCGATATTGATAATAAGCAGCGCAGGCCCCTTCAGAAGAGACCATTAACGCGCCATAAGCTGACGTTGGTGTACATGTTTGACCAAAAAGGGGACAATTAATGGGTTTACAGCGGCCGGTTAACACATCACCACAGCGGGCATTTGGATCATCTTGCTGGCAATGACGTTTGGTATTAAAACGTAATTCAGCATCATATTCTCGATATTTTTCGTTTAGTCGAACACCCGAATCTAATATTTTACCAAGTCCACGCCATTCATCGTTACCTTGTAAGGTGAATACTTGGTTAATTACTGCTTGGGCCGCGGTATTGCCTTTATCTGCAACAATTCGTCGATATTGGTTTTCTACCAAGTATTGCTGTTTGATTAATTGCATTAAAATCATGATCACACTTTGTAATATATCAACTGGCTCAAAGCCGCTAATTACAACGGGTTTAGCGTAATCTTGGCTAATAAATTCATAAGGCTTAATACCAATTATCATACTCAGATGACCTGGGCCTAAAAAAGCATCAATTTTGATGTCAGGCAATGCTAATAATGCTTTTAAGGTTGGTATAATACAAATATGCTGGCAAAGTAAACTAAAATTGCTTAACTGTAGTTGTTTGGCTTGCAAAATGGTTAATGCAATGCCTGGCATTGTCGTTTCGAATCCTAAGCCAAATAAAACAATCTGTTTTTCAGGATTAAGTTTTGCCAGTTTTAATGCATCGAGTGGCGAGTAAATGATACG from Orbaceae bacterium lpD04 encodes:
- the hypE gene encoding hydrogenase expression/formation protein HypE: MIKTISLAHGSGGLASTELIDQIFMRAFDNSFLQAHEDQAKIKLTELTQLGDRMAFSTDSYVIDPIFFPGGDIGKLAVCGTVNDLAVGGAIPLYLSCGFILEEGLPICTLQEIADSMAKTAKEAGVTIVTGDTKVVPNGAVDKIFINTAGIGAIPTQINWGMAHIKEGDKIIVSGTLGDHGATILNIREKLGLIGALSSDCAPLYSLIHHLHTIDGVRAIRDATRGGVNAVLHEFMQGSGYGMKIIESELPLQSTVRGLCELLGLDPLNFANEGKVVIVVSPECELQVLQSLHRHPLGINAKSIGEVVTKRNVTLQGLYGIERLLDLPHNEPLPRIC
- the hypF gene encoding carbamoyltransferase HypF, which codes for MATSNGIMVRVKGKVQGVGFRPFVWQLANRYHLVGHVYNDGSGVLIKLWQSNNIDLFLQSLTDELPTLARIDEMSCDSYHWPCQPADFTIIKSQLNTIDTLIVPDAATCPNCLAELEQNQDRRFHYPFINCTHCGPRFTIIKDIPYDRTNTTMQDFELCINCQKEYHDPTDRRFHAEPTACPICGPQIWCTGTDGIALAQAESALDLVVEYLKQGKIIAMKNLGGFHLVCDAQQIDTINLLRKRKNRPHQPFAVMIPNIDWLDACVDPSVNVIKIKQILTSQAAPIVLLRAKHDIPIHEAVFPDQTDIGLMLPANPLQYLLAKKYAHPLVMTSANANSQPPALDNQSALTELARIADYWLLHDRKIIQRADDSVIRLQPQSIETIRRSRGYVPDPLALPIGLENAPTILAVGADLKNTFCLVHNQKALVSQHLGDLISASAIKQWQDTIKKWLEIYRPTLQCIVADAHPNYISHQYAQQMSQELNIPLIKTLHHHAHLVSCLAEHNYPLNGSKVIGLALDGLGYGQDGKLWGAECVLFDYINCHKLGGLPAVALPGGDLASRQPWRNLLAHCISFVPEKIPQIINSLIDIDANTLSLIERSIKQQINSPLASSAGRLFDAVACALGITPKTLSWEGEGACKLEAIATSYQGQTIPLLTMPVNENMTLNLAYFWRQWFNCQDSQAAKAYAFHHAFAYAMADLAKRASKQNKSDIIVLSGGVLQNKLLRKLLLQYLSNYTVLLPHSLPCNDGGISFGQSVIAAAKLSNKTIKTDV
- the hypD gene encoding hydrogenase formation protein HypD, translating into MQFIDEFRAPNAVKSLLNQINALVKKTVFTKDSPLNIMEVCGGHTHAIFKFGLDQLLPPEINFIHGPGCPVCVLPMGRIDTCIDIAKQPNVMFCTFGDAMRVPGQQGSLLTIRGEGHDIRIIYSPLDALKLAKLNPEKQIVLFGLGFETTMPGIALTILQAKQLQLSNFSLLCQHICIIPTLKALLALPDIKIDAFLGPGHLSMIIGIKPYEFISQDYAKPVVISGFEPVDILQSVIMILMQLIKQQYLVENQYRRIVADKGNTAAQAVINQVFTLQGNDEWRGLGKILDSGVRLNEKYREYDAELRFNTKRHCQQDDPNARCGDVLTGRCKPINCPLFGQTCTPTSAYGALMVSSEGACAAYYQYRQSDLI